One genomic window of Sporosarcina ureae includes the following:
- a CDS encoding methionine ABC transporter ATP-binding protein, producing the protein MIQLTNVHKKYQLNRSEIVAVDDVTVAIEEGEIFGVIGYSGAGKSTLIRLLNGLETPTSGSILIHGQEMTTLQGAGLRNARQKISMIFQHFNLLWSRTVEENIMFPLEIAGVKKSARKQKVKELIDLVGLTGREQAYPSQLSGGQKQRVGIARALANDPEVLLCDEATSALDPETTNAILDLLTDINERLGLTIVLITHEMHVIRKICHRVAVMEAGKVVEIGNVLDVFQSPQAEITKRFISQVTDTGDTDAAMAHLQQESPDGKLIKLAFIGERTEQPVLAELIRKFPIDVNIVQGNISTTRDGAYGTLVLQLVGDAAIIEEAIAFLDANEVKTEVLIHD; encoded by the coding sequence ATGATTCAACTAACAAACGTTCATAAAAAATACCAATTGAACCGTTCAGAAATTGTCGCGGTAGATGATGTGACAGTAGCCATCGAAGAAGGAGAAATTTTCGGCGTCATCGGGTACAGTGGAGCAGGAAAAAGTACATTAATTCGACTATTGAACGGTCTTGAAACACCGACGTCGGGCAGTATTCTGATTCACGGACAAGAAATGACGACATTACAAGGTGCTGGCCTGCGCAATGCGCGTCAAAAAATCAGCATGATCTTCCAGCACTTTAACTTACTATGGTCTAGAACGGTAGAAGAAAATATCATGTTTCCTCTAGAAATTGCTGGCGTGAAGAAATCGGCACGTAAGCAAAAAGTGAAGGAATTGATCGATCTCGTTGGATTGACAGGTCGTGAACAGGCATATCCATCGCAGTTATCAGGTGGTCAGAAGCAACGTGTCGGCATTGCGCGAGCGCTTGCAAATGATCCGGAAGTCTTACTTTGTGATGAAGCAACGTCCGCACTCGATCCTGAGACGACGAATGCGATTCTTGATTTATTGACGGACATTAATGAACGTCTTGGACTAACGATTGTGTTGATTACGCATGAAATGCATGTCATCCGCAAGATCTGTCATCGCGTGGCGGTCATGGAAGCGGGGAAAGTCGTAGAAATCGGCAATGTACTGGATGTCTTCCAATCTCCACAAGCGGAAATTACCAAGCGCTTCATTTCACAGGTGACCGATACCGGTGATACGGACGCAGCGATGGCGCATTTACAGCAAGAATCACCTGATGGCAAGTTGATCAAGCTAGCTTTCATTGGTGAACGTACAGAGCAGCCAGTACTTGCGGAGTTGATCCGCAAATTCCCAATCGACGTCAACATCGTGCAAGGAAATATTTCAACGACACGTGACGGCGCATACGGCACACTCGTCTTGCAACTAGTAGGAGACGCGGCGATTATAGAGGAAGCCATTGCTTTCTTGGATGCCAATGAAGTGAAGACGGAGGTGCTGATCCATGATTGA
- a CDS encoding thioredoxin family protein has protein sequence MNNWTIEDWQRTQAAEQVAAFYLYTPMCGTCAVASKMLTVIETMRPKLPIGKADLNYVQAIAIEYEIESVPCLLIQRKGQPIEKIYAFQSVPYLLEKLS, from the coding sequence ATGAATAATTGGACAATTGAAGACTGGCAACGCACACAGGCGGCAGAGCAAGTAGCCGCTTTTTATTTATATACACCGATGTGTGGAACATGCGCAGTCGCTTCAAAAATGCTTACGGTAATCGAGACAATGCGTCCGAAACTACCGATTGGAAAGGCGGATTTGAACTATGTCCAGGCTATCGCAATAGAATATGAGATAGAAAGCGTTCCTTGTTTACTTATTCAGCGCAAAGGACAGCCAATAGAAAAAATTTACGCCTTTCAATCCGTCCCGTATTTGCTAGAGAAGCTCAGTTGA
- the gcvH gene encoding glycine cleavage system protein GcvH: MSTPKDLRYSEEHEWVKEEDGKYRIGITHFAQSELGDIVFVELPQVGDQLKSDEPFGSVESVKTVSELYAPLTGKVVEVNENLEDSPELVNESPYEDAWMVVVEIDNKAELDELMTAEQYEEMTAE; this comes from the coding sequence ATGAGCACACCAAAAGATTTACGATATTCAGAAGAGCACGAGTGGGTAAAAGAAGAAGACGGTAAATACCGTATCGGCATCACACATTTCGCACAGTCTGAACTAGGCGATATTGTATTCGTTGAACTGCCACAGGTTGGCGATCAATTAAAATCAGACGAGCCTTTCGGAAGCGTTGAATCAGTGAAAACTGTTTCTGAATTGTACGCTCCATTAACTGGTAAAGTGGTAGAAGTGAACGAAAACCTTGAAGATAGCCCTGAATTGGTTAACGAATCACCATATGAAGACGCATGGATGGTAGTAGTTGAAATCGATAACAAAGCTGAACTTGATGAGTTAATGACAGCTGAGCAGTATGAAGAAATGACAGCTGAATAA
- a CDS encoding arsenate reductase family protein yields the protein MTMTYYGYPTCTTCRKAKKWLTDEGISFEEKNIAEQPPSEDELRNMIANSGLDMKKFFNTSGKIYRELNLKDKLPTMTEDEKIALLASDGMLIKRPIVSDNQKVTVGFNETTFTETWKK from the coding sequence ATGACTATGACATACTACGGCTATCCGACATGTACCACGTGCCGCAAAGCGAAGAAATGGCTTACGGACGAAGGGATTTCATTTGAAGAAAAGAACATCGCCGAACAACCTCCAAGCGAAGACGAGCTGCGCAACATGATCGCGAACTCTGGACTTGACATGAAAAAGTTCTTCAACACGAGCGGCAAGATATATCGTGAGCTTAACTTGAAAGACAAGCTACCAACCATGACAGAAGATGAAAAAATCGCACTCCTCGCTTCAGACGGAATGCTCATCAAACGTCCAATCGTTTCTGATAACCAAAAAGTGACAGTCGGATTTAATGAAACAACATTCACGGAAACGTGGAAGAAGTGA